The following proteins are co-located in the Rippkaea orientalis PCC 8801 genome:
- a CDS encoding GIY-YIG nuclease family protein, with the protein MMKGDSRIIAFPCVTLKNRDQLPSSSGIYYVLDESNIVWYIGQAKNLQSRWQGKDHHRLFQLASQKKLKFCIYYQSINFDQLDQVETQEISRYNPYLNQTRVKHKTVRPSETLLRETLIKLSGHIVVLGVESPRKEFPYLIEQCQRYKENWWIQKRVLESPVIHLAIDGDRLNQLSDNYKVFHHLTNSLFKSRKNYGNKWEQPPGFKKNPHIAVGQGARLLTNGFAIEISIIYNIQELMNDVKEVELASEKLLALGENGIKQLQETYYKGFLSLAKVTENSINNIQEKSGHLLLSRLTTYCQDLIKLVFNEEIKREELENNSQKILEEYDQGLRGIGSRSGLINYHKE; encoded by the coding sequence ATGATGAAAGGCGACTCAAGAATTATTGCATTTCCCTGTGTTACTTTAAAAAATAGAGACCAATTACCGAGTAGTTCTGGTATTTATTATGTTCTTGATGAAAGTAACATAGTTTGGTATATAGGTCAAGCCAAAAATCTACAATCAAGATGGCAAGGAAAAGACCATCATAGATTGTTTCAACTTGCTTCACAAAAGAAACTAAAATTCTGTATTTATTATCAATCGATTAATTTTGATCAATTAGATCAAGTTGAAACCCAAGAAATTTCTCGATATAATCCTTATTTAAACCAAACTCGAGTCAAACATAAAACGGTTAGACCTTCTGAAACTTTATTGAGAGAAACCTTAATTAAACTTTCTGGACATATTGTTGTTTTAGGAGTAGAATCTCCTCGAAAAGAATTTCCCTATTTAATTGAACAATGTCAACGTTATAAAGAAAATTGGTGGATACAAAAAAGAGTATTAGAATCACCAGTAATTCATCTGGCTATTGATGGAGATAGATTAAATCAACTCAGTGACAATTATAAGGTATTTCATCATTTAACAAATAGTCTATTTAAAAGTCGAAAAAACTACGGAAACAAGTGGGAGCAACCACCTGGCTTTAAAAAGAATCCTCATATTGCTGTAGGGCAAGGAGCAAGATTATTAACGAATGGTTTTGCCATAGAAATATCGATTATTTATAATATACAAGAATTGATGAATGATGTCAAAGAAGTCGAGTTAGCGTCAGAGAAATTATTAGCGTTGGGAGAAAATGGGATAAAACAATTACAAGAAACCTACTATAAAGGATTTTTAAGTCTTGCTAAAGTAACCGAAAATAGTATAAACAATATTCAAGAGAAATCTGGACATTTACTGCTATCAAGATTAACTACTTACTGCCAAGATCTGATTAAACTTGTCTTCAATGAAGAGATTAAGCGAGAAGAATTAGAGAATAATTCTCAAAAAATTTTAGAGGAATATGACCAAGGATTAAGAGGAATAGGTAGTCGTTCAGGGTTAATAAACTATCATAAAGAATAG
- a CDS encoding CBS domain-containing protein gives MDLILCHQTVDFDALGAAVGLSCLKRGSRIVLTGGAHPAVKDFLALHRDELALIELRSVNPKKIRTLMVVDNQQRDRLGKASPWFDFPQITSVELYDHHLNSVSDIPATFSQIEPLGATTTLMVEKMQREGIDPNPIEATVMALGIHVDTGSLTFPQSTPRDAHGLAWLMEKGANVKTIAEYCDPGFSIQLQELLIEALDNLKKTSVRGYVIASVLLTTETFIPGLSNLAERLIELTESDALLFGHYYDKRRPDKPYSQGRLTVIGRTKIEGTNLNQLFSAYGGGGHAQAASLMLREIEPEATLDKLLQEFIAQIPHPLTARDLMSSPVRTIRPETTIEQAQRVLFRYGHSGLSVVNENDILVGIISRRDLDLALHHGFSHAPVKGYMTRHLKTITPETLLPEIESIMVTYDIGRLPVVEGDKLLGIVTRTDLLRQIHQNRGENRDENGHKIPLVSCLLPSISQRLSPSIWKLLQFAAKEAEKRGWHLYIVGGAVRDLLLSEEQEFLLLQDIDLVVDGFHRSADVGAGVELASTLQENFPNARLSIHGEFQTAALLWHKDPQLGSLWVDIATSRTEFYPYPAANPEVEASSIRQDLYRRDFTINALAVRLTPPRKGELLDFFGGMLDLRSRQIRVLHANSFIEDPTRIYRAVRFAVRLGFEIDPQTETYINYAIESGIYERLRIENHPAPALTTRLKAELKYILESYYWKPALKLLADLDALKCLHSQLILDDILWWQIRYVSRCLRYLDPENQLEHWLLRLEVLITQLDPTERSKIAVNLQLPKESLERLKKLSQIELEIKQNLLKCTQLSEIVNVLRPYRLPNLILVSVRSSCEIRRTIWEYLTKWSKIQAPLTGNDLKVMGYKPGPQYKTILDRLLNATLDGEISSRDDAEVFLKKITNH, from the coding sequence ATGGATTTAATTTTATGCCATCAAACTGTCGATTTTGACGCATTAGGGGCTGCGGTGGGACTGTCTTGCCTTAAAAGGGGTAGTCGGATCGTGCTCACAGGAGGGGCGCATCCTGCCGTTAAGGACTTTTTAGCCCTCCATCGGGACGAATTAGCCCTAATTGAACTGCGTAGCGTTAATCCCAAAAAAATCCGCACGTTAATGGTAGTAGATAATCAACAACGCGATCGCCTCGGAAAAGCCTCTCCTTGGTTCGATTTTCCCCAGATAACCAGCGTTGAACTCTACGATCACCATCTTAACAGTGTTTCAGACATTCCTGCTACTTTCAGCCAAATTGAACCCTTAGGGGCAACGACAACCCTCATGGTGGAAAAAATGCAGCGAGAGGGCATTGATCCTAACCCTATCGAAGCAACAGTCATGGCCTTGGGTATCCATGTCGATACGGGTTCCCTCACCTTCCCCCAGTCTACCCCCCGTGATGCCCATGGGTTGGCCTGGTTGATGGAAAAGGGGGCAAATGTCAAAACTATCGCGGAATATTGCGATCCTGGGTTTTCCATTCAACTACAAGAATTATTAATAGAAGCATTAGATAACCTGAAAAAAACTTCAGTTAGAGGCTATGTGATCGCCTCAGTTCTTCTAACAACAGAAACCTTTATTCCAGGGTTATCCAATTTAGCAGAAAGATTGATCGAATTAACCGAAAGTGATGCCTTATTATTTGGTCATTACTATGATAAACGTCGCCCCGATAAACCCTATTCCCAAGGAAGGTTAACGGTTATTGGTCGCACGAAAATCGAGGGAACTAATCTCAATCAATTATTTTCGGCTTATGGAGGAGGAGGTCATGCCCAAGCTGCGTCTTTAATGTTACGAGAAATAGAACCAGAAGCCACATTAGACAAGTTATTACAGGAATTTATTGCCCAAATTCCTCACCCGTTAACCGCGAGGGATTTAATGTCTTCTCCTGTGAGAACTATTCGCCCAGAAACTACCATAGAACAGGCACAACGGGTATTATTTCGCTATGGACATTCGGGGTTATCTGTTGTTAATGAAAATGATATTTTAGTAGGGATTATTTCCCGTCGAGATCTGGATTTAGCCTTGCATCATGGGTTTAGTCACGCCCCGGTTAAAGGCTATATGACACGCCATTTAAAGACAATTACTCCTGAGACTTTGTTGCCAGAAATTGAGTCAATTATGGTAACTTACGATATAGGAAGATTACCCGTTGTTGAAGGGGATAAATTATTAGGAATTGTTACTCGCACCGATTTGTTAAGGCAAATTCATCAAAATCGAGGCGAAAACCGTGACGAAAACGGTCATAAAATACCCCTAGTTTCTTGTTTATTACCTTCGATCAGTCAGCGTCTTTCTCCCTCTATTTGGAAGTTATTACAATTTGCTGCAAAAGAAGCTGAAAAACGGGGCTGGCATTTGTATATTGTTGGAGGGGCAGTCAGAGATTTATTATTATCAGAAGAGCAAGAATTTCTATTACTACAGGATATTGATTTAGTAGTAGATGGATTCCACCGTTCTGCTGATGTAGGGGCAGGAGTCGAATTAGCTTCAACATTACAAGAAAACTTTCCAAATGCGCGATTATCAATTCACGGAGAGTTTCAAACCGCAGCTTTACTATGGCATAAAGATCCCCAATTAGGATCTTTATGGGTAGATATTGCTACTTCTAGAACTGAATTTTATCCTTATCCTGCTGCGAATCCTGAAGTTGAAGCGAGTTCTATTCGTCAAGATTTGTATCGAAGAGACTTTACGATTAATGCTTTAGCCGTTAGATTGACTCCCCCGAGGAAAGGGGAATTATTAGATTTTTTTGGCGGAATGTTAGACTTGCGATCGCGTCAAATTCGAGTCCTTCATGCCAATAGTTTTATTGAAGATCCCACCCGAATTTACCGCGCAGTTCGCTTTGCCGTTCGCCTAGGATTTGAGATCGATCCCCAAACTGAAACCTATATTAATTATGCCATTGAAAGCGGAATTTATGAACGATTAAGAATTGAAAATCATCCTGCCCCTGCTTTGACAACTCGCTTAAAAGCAGAATTAAAATATATCTTAGAATCCTATTATTGGAAACCTGCCTTAAAATTATTAGCCGATTTAGATGCGTTAAAATGTTTACATTCTCAGTTGATTTTAGATGATATTTTATGGTGGCAAATTCGCTATGTTTCACGCTGTTTACGCTATCTCGATCCTGAGAATCAATTAGAACATTGGTTACTGCGGTTAGAAGTTTTAATTACTCAATTAGACCCCACAGAAAGGAGTAAAATCGCTGTTAATCTTCAATTACCCAAAGAGAGTCTTGAAAGGTTAAAAAAACTATCACAAATTGAATTAGAAATCAAACAAAATTTACTTAAGTGTACTCAACTTAGTGAAATTGTCAATGTCTTACGTCCTTATCGCTTGCCTAATTTAATCCTAGTTTCAGTTCGTTCTTCTTGTGAAATTCGTCGTACTATTTGGGAGTATCTCACTAAATGGTCAAAGATTCAAGCCCCTTTAACGGGCAATGATTTAAAAGTGATGGGCTATAAACCAGGACCTCAATATAAAACCATTTTAGATAGATTATTGAACGCTACTTTAGATGGGGAGATTAGTAGTAGAGATGATGCAGAAGTTTTTCTAAAAAAGATTACGAATCATTAA
- a CDS encoding TIGR04283 family arsenosugar biosynthesis glycosyltransferase: MTKITIIIPVLNEENNITKILKNLQNDQDTEVIVVDGGSQDITVQLVEEMGIKIVVSPQAGRAFQMNYGALLATGDILLFLHADTILPQEYKTIITNLLSDKKVVGGAFELKIDLPQFSLRIIETLVNWRSRFFSLPYGDQAIFVKKSIFEGMGGFSALPIMEDFEFMQRLKKYGKIAIASAKVITSGRRWQKLGVLQTTLINQKIILGYYLGVSPDTLVRWYKGK; encoded by the coding sequence ATGACTAAAATTACTATCATTATTCCTGTTTTAAATGAAGAAAATAATATTACCAAAATACTGAAAAATCTACAAAATGATCAAGATACTGAGGTAATTGTAGTCGATGGAGGAAGTCAAGATATAACAGTTCAGTTAGTCGAAGAAATGGGAATAAAAATCGTTGTTTCACCTCAAGCTGGACGTGCATTTCAGATGAATTATGGCGCATTATTAGCAACAGGAGATATCCTGTTATTTCTTCATGCAGATACGATTTTACCACAGGAATACAAGACTATTATAACGAATCTTTTATCAGATAAAAAAGTGGTTGGAGGAGCCTTTGAATTAAAGATTGATCTTCCTCAATTTTCCCTGCGAATCATTGAAACTTTAGTTAACTGGCGATCGCGTTTTTTTTCGCTTCCTTATGGAGATCAAGCAATTTTTGTTAAAAAGTCTATCTTTGAAGGAATGGGAGGGTTTTCTGCGCTTCCCATTATGGAAGATTTTGAATTTATGCAAAGACTCAAAAAATACGGTAAAATTGCAATTGCATCGGCTAAAGTCATAACCTCTGGTCGTCGTTGGCAAAAGTTAGGAGTGTTGCAAACAACGTTAATTAATCAAAAGATTATTTTAGGCTATTATTTAGGCGTTTCTCCTGATACATTAGTTCGATGGTATAAAGGGAAATAA
- a CDS encoding Uma2 family endonuclease has product MLTVTRKQFTLEEYHRLDELGFFGSGERVELIRGDIIKIATKRTLHSVCNSLLLQELFILLKGKANVRGQEPMIIPPNSEPEPGVVIAYKKADNYLSSHPQPQDILLVIEISESTLKFDQDVKLSLYAEAEITNFWIFNLLDNQLETYQQPYQELNGNYNYRSKQIYLPNEVISIPGFSDIKIELKDFFC; this is encoded by the coding sequence ATGCTGACAGTAACTCGCAAACAATTTACCCTTGAAGAGTATCACCGTTTAGATGAACTCGGATTTTTTGGATCAGGGGAACGGGTAGAATTAATTCGAGGAGATATCATTAAAATAGCAACTAAAAGAACACTTCATTCTGTTTGTAATTCTTTATTGCTACAAGAATTATTTATTCTCTTGAAAGGAAAGGCAAATGTCAGGGGACAAGAACCGATGATCATTCCTCCTAATAGTGAACCTGAACCTGGTGTTGTCATTGCCTATAAAAAAGCAGATAATTATCTATCTTCCCATCCCCAACCACAAGATATTTTGCTAGTTATTGAAATTTCTGAATCTACCTTAAAATTTGATCAAGACGTTAAATTATCTCTCTATGCAGAAGCCGAAATTACTAATTTTTGGATTTTTAATCTTCTTGATAATCAATTAGAAACCTATCAACAACCTTATCAAGAGTTGAATGGCAACTATAATTATCGTTCTAAACAAATTTATCTCCCCAATGAGGTTATTAGTATTCCGGGGTTTTCTGATATTAAAATTGAATTAAAGGACTTCTTCTGTTGA
- a CDS encoding flavohemoglobin expression-modulating QEGLA motif protein: MATLQQEKEKERIRSVAHLLHQAAKPIRILQAIGWSQQVKVDFFAKNAQELPEVTYPGFDPQPTLELLYEARNQIFPMSRVDQWLERQSNCIEWGARMLANVGTPGFFNYSCQAYGQPKAPLRYDPITPLELAEKIREDIENLNHINMNVPSPAIHSCDEVAPQIEQAVKAHFGEDAPQVNIVDELSANALATSKQIRLRKDAKFTDKDAIQLINHEAFIHVLTSLNGKKQTDLPILGDGHVGTTRTQEGLAVFAEVISGSMELSRLQRLADRVFAIQMAIEGADFLEVYRYFLERTGEPDQAFESSRRVFRGGVITGGAPFTKDVVYLFGLLQVSSVIRAVFSAGRADCLELLFCGKLDCVDVPALGELVVMGLCKMPRYLPPWIVDPRSLLAFLSYSTFMSQMNLDSLTEIVKRFLADTPIIDPKL; this comes from the coding sequence ATGGCCACCTTACAACAAGAAAAAGAAAAAGAGCGCATCCGTTCGGTTGCCCATCTCCTTCACCAAGCAGCCAAACCGATCCGCATCCTACAGGCAATTGGTTGGTCACAGCAAGTTAAAGTTGACTTTTTTGCTAAGAATGCCCAAGAATTGCCAGAAGTTACCTATCCGGGCTTTGATCCTCAACCCACTCTTGAGTTGTTATATGAGGCGCGAAATCAAATTTTTCCGATGTCTCGCGTTGATCAGTGGCTAGAGCGTCAGAGCAATTGTATTGAGTGGGGAGCGAGAATGTTAGCCAATGTGGGAACCCCTGGCTTTTTTAACTACTCGTGTCAAGCCTATGGTCAACCTAAAGCTCCTTTACGCTACGATCCCATCACGCCTTTGGAGTTAGCGGAGAAAATTAGAGAAGATATTGAAAATCTCAACCATATTAATATGAATGTGCCTTCTCCGGCGATTCATTCCTGCGATGAGGTAGCCCCACAAATTGAACAAGCAGTTAAAGCTCATTTTGGAGAAGATGCGCCACAGGTGAACATTGTAGACGAATTATCGGCTAATGCACTGGCCACCTCTAAGCAAATTCGTCTGCGTAAAGATGCGAAGTTTACTGATAAAGATGCCATTCAATTGATTAATCATGAAGCCTTTATTCACGTTTTAACCTCACTAAATGGCAAAAAACAGACAGATTTACCCATCTTAGGGGATGGTCATGTGGGAACAACCCGCACCCAAGAGGGGTTAGCGGTATTTGCCGAAGTCATTAGCGGATCTATGGAGTTGAGTCGTCTGCAACGCTTGGCAGATCGGGTTTTTGCTATTCAAATGGCTATTGAGGGGGCAGATTTTCTGGAAGTGTATCGCTATTTTCTGGAACGGACGGGAGAACCCGATCAAGCCTTTGAAAGCAGTCGTCGGGTTTTCCGAGGTGGGGTTATTACCGGGGGGGCCCCGTTTACTAAAGATGTTGTCTATCTGTTTGGACTGTTGCAGGTTAGTAGCGTTATTCGGGCGGTTTTTTCTGCCGGACGGGCTGATTGTTTAGAATTGCTGTTTTGTGGCAAACTTGATTGTGTGGATGTTCCGGCCTTGGGAGAATTGGTGGTGATGGGACTGTGTAAAATGCCTCGTTATTTGCCCCCTTGGATTGTTGATCCCCGTTCTTTATTGGCTTTCTTGTCCTATTCAACGTTTATGTCCCAAATGAATCTAGACTCGTTGACAGAGATCGTTAAACGGTTCTTAGCGGATACACCTATCATTGATCCAAAGTTGTAA
- a CDS encoding sensor histidine kinase, with product MAVSQGLLVKLSDIINRYEGMAVDTCLSQQTSALAENTTEQIHQARLKAQNEWFGAIAAIESLLLSQINEITPDSPTCHGLILSAPTPILCHPKLTSQLQTGVFTPQATHHLSLMRLQLPAAYSPKSVCIKGNLAELPLFPEDPIATEQFCLVFTPLFALIAVLGEDSLGLPAFQFSFEPEVIEQGWLTLRSRLCLTHYPQLSQLDALVRHFAPPTPDYRLVSQFSRLLLHHLPPIPTVDSDKPRLTILTAENTVKSHSNRKIAKEITDDTSEVPLLQALTHEIRTPLTTIRTMTRLLLRNKELTPQMVKLLETIDQECSEQINRMELIFRATEVNNSPQETKPRHLVSTSLEEVLQQSIPRWKKQAQRRNVMLDVVVPKKLPQVVSDPAMLDQVLTGLIEKFTRSFSDGGQIRIQVTTAGHQLKLQFQTESHCPHNPLKALGKLLMFHPNTGSLSLNLDVTKHLFHELGGKLIVRQRSEYGEVFTIFLPLGNRESGVME from the coding sequence ATGGCTGTGTCTCAAGGATTGCTGGTAAAATTAAGTGATATTATCAATCGTTATGAAGGAATGGCGGTCGATACTTGTCTATCGCAACAAACATCAGCTTTAGCTGAGAACACCACTGAACAAATTCACCAAGCAAGACTCAAAGCACAAAATGAATGGTTTGGAGCGATCGCAGCCATTGAAAGTTTACTCCTATCCCAAATCAACGAAATTACCCCCGACTCACCCACTTGTCATGGGTTAATTCTCTCAGCCCCGACCCCCATTCTTTGCCATCCTAAGCTAACCTCCCAACTTCAGACAGGGGTATTTACCCCCCAAGCGACTCACCATTTATCCTTAATGCGGTTGCAACTTCCGGCAGCCTATAGCCCGAAATCAGTTTGTATAAAAGGAAACTTAGCAGAACTCCCCCTATTTCCTGAAGATCCCATCGCTACAGAACAGTTTTGCCTGGTTTTTACCCCTCTTTTTGCTTTAATTGCCGTTTTAGGAGAAGATAGCCTCGGACTCCCGGCCTTTCAATTTTCCTTTGAACCAGAGGTGATCGAACAGGGATGGTTAACCTTGCGATCGCGTCTTTGTTTAACCCATTATCCCCAATTATCTCAACTAGATGCCTTAGTCAGACATTTTGCGCCCCCTACCCCCGACTATCGCTTAGTGAGTCAATTTAGTCGCCTTTTGCTGCATCATTTACCCCCTATCCCAACAGTAGACTCAGATAAACCGCGCTTAACGATCTTAACAGCAGAAAATACCGTTAAAAGTCATTCTAATCGAAAAATTGCCAAAGAGATAACAGACGATACCTCAGAAGTCCCCTTATTGCAAGCCCTAACCCATGAAATTCGCACCCCTTTGACCACTATTCGTACCATGACGCGGTTATTGCTACGCAATAAAGAATTAACCCCGCAAATGGTTAAATTACTTGAAACCATTGATCAGGAGTGTAGCGAACAAATTAACCGTATGGAGTTGATTTTCCGCGCTACAGAAGTTAATAATAGCCCTCAAGAGACAAAACCAAGACATTTGGTGTCTACCTCCTTAGAAGAGGTGTTACAACAGAGTATCCCCCGTTGGAAAAAACAGGCGCAACGGCGTAACGTGATGCTAGATGTGGTGGTTCCGAAAAAATTGCCCCAAGTCGTCAGTGATCCGGCGATGCTCGATCAAGTGTTGACGGGGTTGATCGAAAAATTTACCCGCAGTTTCTCCGATGGCGGACAAATTCGGATTCAAGTCACCACCGCAGGACATCAACTTAAATTACAATTTCAAACGGAGTCCCATTGTCCCCATAACCCCCTCAAAGCGTTGGGTAAGTTGTTGATGTTTCATCCCAATACGGGAAGTTTAAGTCTTAATTTAGATGTTACTAAACATCTGTTTCATGAGTTGGGCGGTAAATTAATTGTTCGTCAGCGATCTGAATACGGAGAAGTGTTTACCATTTTTCTTCCTTTGGGGAATAGAGAATCAGGAGTGATGGAATAA
- a CDS encoding phycobilisome protein gives MLTNLREFVANKIEDRGQFISSKQLTDLEKYYKQEQIRLASLATLLNKISQLTKESVDVIHQKYLLSFGYDSDDNIKLVSNIIDSFLKDIALSMLAGDPSILDKYRLNEFHEYLKSVNHSATWYAEALKNIKEDHGLQNEANKELHTYIDYLISALSQKEVEH, from the coding sequence ATGCTAACTAACCTAAGAGAGTTTGTTGCCAATAAGATTGAAGATAGAGGACAGTTTATTAGTTCAAAACAACTAACTGATCTTGAGAAATACTACAAACAAGAACAAATTAGACTAGCATCTCTTGCAACACTTCTTAACAAGATTAGTCAATTAACTAAAGAAAGTGTAGATGTAATTCATCAAAAATATCTTCTCTCATTTGGTTACGACTCTGATGACAATATTAAGTTAGTTAGTAATATTATTGATAGTTTTTTAAAAGACATAGCTCTATCTATGTTAGCTGGTGATCCCAGTATTCTTGATAAATACCGCCTTAATGAGTTTCATGAATATTTAAAATCAGTCAATCATTCTGCCACTTGGTACGCAGAAGCTCTTAAAAATATTAAAGAAGATCATGGTTTACAAAATGAAGCCAACAAAGAACTCCATACTTATATTGATTATTTAATTTCAGCTTTATCTCAAAAAGAAGTTGAACATTAA